Proteins co-encoded in one Spirosoma endbachense genomic window:
- a CDS encoding sensor histidine kinase → MKLLAKTNRIYLTFSLVIYLLTALAFYQIVRLLIYDEVESRLQVERRDFQAYVRAHNTWSSSPYFVENKIDVVPISDRPKQIREVFTDTLIRNRYDDELIPFRQLTFYEPIQGRMHRVSIRKSLIQTYRLIEAVTFTMATFLGLLLLGTFWFQGKLSGRLWYPFYDTLSRIKNFDLNSESPLQLSKPEITEFYSLNEVLQKMADKMQHDYKSLKEFTENASHEMQTPLALINAKVEQLIQSEQLTEAQTNWIETIYEASRRIVRLNQGLLLLAKIENHQFQDVQRVNLSQLFMEKLQDMEEVLSFKELSIHIHQSISFEVKLPVALADILVTNLVNNAIKHNQPGGSIELDSTKERLYLSNTGGPLISAPERLFERFKKEGTGTDSIGLGLSIVKQICDSYGLDVTYHVNQERHQFCISQMPIDNANENLVS, encoded by the coding sequence TTGAAACTGCTTGCCAAAACCAACCGCATCTATCTTACATTTTCGCTGGTAATTTATCTGCTAACGGCCCTGGCTTTTTATCAGATCGTTCGTTTATTGATTTACGACGAAGTTGAAAGTAGATTACAGGTAGAACGCCGTGACTTTCAGGCGTATGTACGAGCGCATAACACATGGTCGAGTAGCCCTTATTTTGTTGAGAATAAAATCGATGTTGTTCCAATTAGCGATCGACCGAAACAAATACGCGAGGTTTTTACGGATACGCTGATTCGAAACCGATATGACGATGAACTGATACCTTTTCGGCAATTAACCTTCTATGAACCCATTCAGGGCAGGATGCACCGGGTGTCGATCCGAAAATCGCTCATTCAGACTTATCGACTTATTGAAGCAGTTACCTTTACGATGGCCACATTTCTAGGGTTGTTGTTATTGGGTACATTCTGGTTTCAGGGTAAATTATCAGGGAGGTTATGGTATCCCTTTTACGATACCTTATCGCGCATCAAAAATTTCGACCTGAATAGTGAATCACCTTTACAGTTGTCTAAACCTGAGATTACCGAATTCTATTCGTTGAATGAAGTGCTGCAAAAAATGGCTGATAAAATGCAGCATGATTATAAAAGCCTGAAGGAGTTTACCGAAAATGCGTCTCATGAAATGCAGACACCACTGGCGCTCATCAATGCAAAAGTTGAACAATTAATTCAAAGTGAACAGCTAACGGAAGCGCAAACGAACTGGATCGAAACAATATACGAAGCCTCCCGGCGTATTGTACGGTTGAATCAGGGACTACTATTGCTGGCGAAAATTGAAAATCACCAGTTTCAGGATGTTCAGCGCGTTAATCTATCACAACTTTTTATGGAGAAATTGCAGGATATGGAAGAAGTATTATCATTTAAAGAACTTTCTATTCATATTCATCAATCGATATCCTTTGAGGTTAAATTACCAGTTGCTCTGGCCGATATTCTGGTAACAAATCTGGTAAACAATGCGATTAAACACAATCAGCCAGGGGGTTCTATTGAGTTGGATTCTACGAAAGAGCGACTCTACCTGAGTAATACCGGCGGGCCGCTTATCTCAGCGCCTGAGCGTCTTTTCGAGCGATTTAAGAAAGAGGGTACAGGAACGGACTCGATAGGGTTGGGTTTGTCAATTGTCAAGCAAATCTGTGATAGTTATGGCTTAGATGTAACTTATCATGTAAATCAGGAACGACATCAATTCTGTATTTCACAAATGCCGATAGATAATGCAAATGAAAATTTAGTCAGTTAA
- a CDS encoding AlbA family DNA-binding domain-containing protein, whose amino-acid sequence MTRNNLDDLIAQGENTRLEFKRSISSANRIARTLAAFANTSGGTLLIGVADNGKIVGVPSEFREVHKIEDATDQFVEPALSVSYETLTPDGRIVLVIHVAESAEKPHYAVDESGQRTIYVRAKDKSVPTNKLIITKEKADVHELVKSPMTRTLIQYLRKNEYVTPERFAKLINISDYRAGKMLRLLAVQGLLLMIDKPRPVRYALKLAE is encoded by the coding sequence ATGACTCGAAACAACCTCGACGATCTGATTGCACAGGGTGAAAACACTCGTTTAGAATTTAAACGCTCGATCTCATCGGCAAACCGTATCGCCAGAACACTGGCTGCTTTTGCCAATACGTCGGGTGGTACATTACTGATAGGCGTCGCCGATAATGGGAAAATTGTCGGTGTCCCCTCCGAATTTCGGGAAGTCCATAAAATTGAAGATGCGACTGATCAGTTCGTTGAACCGGCTTTATCGGTCAGTTACGAAACGTTAACGCCCGATGGCCGAATTGTTTTGGTCATTCATGTGGCCGAAAGCGCAGAAAAGCCTCACTATGCTGTCGACGAATCGGGCCAACGAACAATATACGTTCGGGCAAAGGATAAGTCAGTTCCTACAAACAAGCTGATTATTACGAAGGAAAAGGCCGATGTCCATGAATTAGTGAAGTCACCCATGACGCGGACATTGATTCAATACCTTCGCAAAAATGAGTACGTTACTCCTGAACGGTTTGCCAAACTGATCAACATCTCAGATTATCGGGCGGGTAAAATGTTGCGACTATTAGCTGTTCAGGGATTGTTGCTTATGATTGACAAACCACGACCGGTGCGCTATGCATTGAAGCTCGCGGAATAA
- the hemF gene encoding oxygen-dependent coproporphyrinogen oxidase, with product MTSEQLITKDTITAFFADLQDRICQSLEEADGAGQFRTDAWERPGGGGGRSRTLVDGAVIEKGGVGFSAVYGEATEATLRSLNLTEPAEFYATGVSIVLHPRNPMVPIIHMNVRYFEMSSGQSWFGGGIDLTPHYVVEEDARWFHKSLKTVCDRHDEAYYPKFKTWADDYFYIPHRQETRGIGGIFFDYLKPVDAAHKADLFAFVQDVGNAFAPIYTHFMHQNRDLSFGNREKQWQLLRRGRYVEFNLVWDRGTKFGLETNGRTESILMSMPPQANWTYDFRPESGSREEDTLNWLRKGVHWA from the coding sequence ATGACGTCGGAACAACTTATTACGAAGGATACAATTACCGCTTTTTTTGCCGACCTGCAGGACCGGATTTGTCAGTCGCTGGAGGAGGCCGATGGTGCAGGCCAGTTTCGGACCGACGCCTGGGAGCGGCCGGGTGGGGGCGGAGGGCGCTCGCGAACTCTAGTAGACGGGGCCGTAATTGAAAAAGGAGGTGTTGGCTTTTCGGCAGTATATGGTGAGGCAACCGAAGCCACGTTGCGTTCACTAAACCTAACCGAACCGGCCGAGTTTTATGCCACAGGCGTTTCAATTGTTCTCCATCCACGCAATCCGATGGTGCCGATCATTCACATGAATGTCCGGTATTTTGAGATGAGTAGTGGTCAAAGCTGGTTTGGTGGAGGCATCGACCTGACTCCTCATTATGTTGTTGAAGAAGATGCACGCTGGTTTCATAAAAGTCTGAAAACCGTATGTGATCGGCATGATGAGGCTTATTACCCCAAATTCAAAACCTGGGCCGACGACTATTTTTATATTCCGCATCGGCAGGAAACGCGCGGAATCGGGGGTATTTTCTTCGATTACCTAAAACCGGTTGATGCTGCCCATAAAGCTGATCTGTTTGCCTTCGTGCAGGATGTCGGAAATGCATTTGCACCTATCTACACGCATTTTATGCATCAGAATCGCGACCTTTCTTTTGGCAATCGCGAAAAACAATGGCAGTTGCTGCGTCGCGGACGTTATGTGGAATTCAATCTGGTCTGGGACCGGGGGACTAAATTTGGCCTTGAAACCAATGGTCGTACGGAGTCTATATTGATGAGTATGCCACCCCAGGCGAACTGGACCTACGATTTTCGTCCGGAATCCGGTAGCCGCGAAGAAGATACGCTGAACTGGTTGCGGAAAGGTGTGCACTGGGCATGA
- a CDS encoding helix-turn-helix domain-containing protein — protein MDQQSNQLELYARPATGVRSAIRHIYSFWSGVEQPAERVLLPNFQASIIFNFGRPHTMQVGSKQNATFTLNRVAIIGPIKQAIRFQSEAGADMLSVNFSFDGFYRFFNLPVQELNGHVVHPDDLLVKKCFSLLWEQLMEATDHQDRVAIVNKFAEPYLKAGDNALNHVADLITLCQKQLHLNPVKLMAKEQRVSERTAQLRFQKYVGFSPKEFARFVRFQRVLNELQTTARSQPDWYDFVERNGYYDQSHLIHDFAHFVGQSPTHLLHELGNERLYCAPYALP, from the coding sequence ATGGATCAGCAGAGCAATCAACTTGAACTGTATGCCCGACCAGCCACTGGTGTACGGTCGGCAATTCGGCACATCTATTCATTCTGGTCGGGAGTCGAGCAGCCAGCGGAGCGCGTTTTATTGCCGAATTTTCAGGCTAGTATTATCTTTAATTTCGGGCGGCCTCATACAATGCAGGTCGGTTCTAAGCAGAATGCGACGTTTACTCTGAATCGGGTTGCTATCATAGGCCCGATCAAACAGGCAATACGCTTCCAGAGCGAAGCAGGGGCAGATATGCTGTCTGTCAATTTTTCATTTGATGGATTCTATCGGTTTTTTAACCTACCCGTTCAGGAGCTTAACGGTCACGTGGTCCATCCCGACGATCTATTGGTGAAAAAATGCTTCAGCCTGCTTTGGGAGCAATTGATGGAGGCCACTGATCATCAGGATCGAGTCGCAATTGTCAACAAATTTGCCGAACCCTATCTGAAGGCAGGAGATAATGCCCTGAACCATGTGGCTGATCTCATCACCTTGTGTCAGAAGCAATTGCACCTGAATCCAGTCAAGCTGATGGCTAAAGAGCAACGGGTTTCGGAGCGGACGGCGCAGCTTCGATTTCAGAAATACGTTGGATTTTCGCCAAAAGAGTTTGCGCGCTTTGTGCGTTTTCAGCGGGTACTAAACGAACTTCAGACAACTGCCCGTTCTCAGCCCGACTGGTATGATTTTGTTGAACGAAATGGCTATTATGACCAAAGCCACCTGATTCATGATTTTGCACATTTTGTTGGCCAATCTCCTACGCATCTCCTTCATGAGTTGGGCAATGAGCGGTTGTATTGCGCCCCCTATGCGTTACCGTGA
- a CDS encoding o-succinylbenzoate synthase, whose amino-acid sequence MSLRADYLKYSLHFRFEAGTSRGILTEKTSYIIRLIDDEDPSVIGYGECGPLKGLSYDDRPDFEEQLSLNCQEFNDLDLQLFSWNVSIVLNQLISPQFPSILFGFETAMLDFLAGGRRIIHETEFTNGHRTLPINGLIWMGSPEFMRQQIEDKLRDGYTTLKLKIGAIDFEQECDLLAMIRERFTPEQITLRVDANGAFSPDEAMKKLDRLATFGLHSIEQPIRAGQPDLMAELCRNSPLPIALDEELIGQMEYVHKFRLLKKIQPQFIILKPTLLGGLRHCDEWVEVAGRLNIGWWLTSALESNIGLNAIAQYTAQFKNLIPQGLGTGQLYFNNIDSPLTIEHGHLRYDPAQPWDFTQLANSSMQSR is encoded by the coding sequence ATGAGTCTCAGAGCCGACTACCTGAAATACAGCTTGCATTTTCGTTTCGAAGCGGGTACGTCGCGTGGTATTCTTACGGAAAAAACATCCTATATTATTCGGCTAATCGACGATGAAGATCCCTCAGTTATTGGTTATGGCGAGTGCGGTCCGCTAAAAGGGTTGAGCTACGATGACCGTCCGGATTTTGAGGAGCAACTGTCCCTGAACTGCCAGGAGTTTAATGACCTCGATTTGCAGTTGTTTAGCTGGAATGTCTCCATTGTTCTTAACCAACTGATCAGCCCTCAATTTCCTAGTATACTCTTTGGTTTCGAAACAGCCATGCTCGATTTTCTGGCTGGTGGCCGACGGATCATTCACGAAACCGAATTCACAAATGGGCATCGCACTTTACCGATCAATGGATTAATCTGGATGGGTAGCCCGGAATTCATGCGCCAGCAAATTGAGGATAAATTACGGGATGGCTACACCACGCTCAAGTTAAAAATAGGCGCGATTGATTTCGAGCAGGAATGTGACCTTCTGGCCATGATTCGGGAGCGATTTACGCCCGAACAGATTACGCTCCGAGTAGATGCCAATGGTGCGTTCAGCCCCGACGAAGCGATGAAAAAGCTTGACCGGCTAGCGACCTTTGGGCTGCACTCTATCGAACAGCCCATTCGGGCCGGTCAACCCGATCTCATGGCCGAACTCTGCCGTAATTCGCCCCTACCGATTGCCCTCGATGAAGAACTCATCGGCCAGATGGAGTATGTTCACAAATTTCGATTGCTAAAAAAAATACAACCGCAGTTTATCATTCTGAAACCAACCTTGCTGGGTGGGCTGCGTCATTGCGACGAATGGGTCGAGGTGGCCGGTCGGCTTAATATTGGCTGGTGGCTAACATCGGCACTGGAATCGAATATTGGCCTGAATGCGATTGCTCAATATACGGCCCAGTTTAAAAATCTCATTCCACAGGGTTTGGGAACCGGGCAACTTTACTTCAATAACATCGACAGTCCCCTCACAATTGAGCATGGCCACTTACGCTATGATCCTGCCCAGCCCTGGGATTTCACTCAATTGGCCAACAGCAGCATGCAATCACGGTAA
- the lpxK gene encoding tetraacyldisaccharide 4'-kinase: protein MVTLILLLPFSRIYGLITDIRNWLYDRKLYSSYESSSCVIAVGNLTVGGTGKTPMIEYLIKRHLTPDSILRPEVATLSRGYGRRTKGFRIATDLDTAETIGDEPLQLYRKFKHRVRIFVGEQRAEAIRQILETYPETKQILLDDAFQHRAVRPNLNLMLSEYSRPFYNDHPFPAGRLRERRHGAQRADAVIVTKCPDSLSAAEQAKIGANIRSYIREGTPLFFAGLQYGQPISFADNKPVSSLQSVVLVSGLANAVPLEGYVQQTFSMKKHHRFADHYAYSRTDLDQLFDTLSPDDSLLTTEKDWVKIDALLTADERRQLPLYYIPVEMAFLPGYEAEFETLVNGFLLKNT from the coding sequence TTGGTCACTCTTATACTACTCCTGCCATTTAGCAGAATCTATGGGTTAATTACCGATATTCGTAATTGGTTGTATGATAGGAAATTATATTCAAGTTATGAATCCAGTTCCTGTGTAATCGCTGTTGGGAACCTTACCGTTGGCGGTACAGGAAAAACTCCCATGATTGAATATTTGATTAAACGGCATCTGACCCCAGACTCAATTTTACGCCCTGAAGTGGCCACTTTGAGCCGAGGGTACGGTCGGCGCACAAAAGGCTTTCGGATAGCTACTGATCTCGATACGGCCGAAACCATCGGTGATGAGCCGTTACAGCTTTACCGAAAATTTAAACACCGGGTACGGATTTTTGTTGGCGAACAGCGGGCCGAAGCTATCCGGCAGATTCTGGAAACATACCCCGAAACGAAACAGATTCTGCTGGACGACGCCTTTCAGCACCGGGCGGTTCGGCCAAACCTGAATCTGATGCTATCCGAGTATAGCCGGCCGTTTTACAACGATCATCCCTTTCCGGCGGGCCGTTTGCGTGAGCGACGGCATGGGGCGCAGCGGGCCGATGCGGTCATTGTAACCAAGTGCCCTGATTCACTGTCCGCAGCCGAGCAAGCGAAAATTGGAGCAAACATTCGTTCGTACATTCGTGAAGGTACGCCCCTGTTTTTTGCCGGATTACAGTATGGGCAGCCCATTTCCTTTGCCGACAATAAACCGGTAAGTAGTCTTCAATCGGTGGTATTGGTATCGGGTCTGGCCAATGCTGTTCCGTTGGAGGGCTATGTTCAGCAAACGTTTTCGATGAAGAAACATCATCGCTTTGCCGATCATTATGCCTATTCCCGTACCGATCTCGATCAGTTGTTCGATACGCTAAGTCCGGATGATTCGTTACTGACAACAGAAAAAGACTGGGTGAAAATTGATGCCCTGCTCACCGCCGACGAGCGACGTCAGCTTCCGCTGTATTATATACCGGTCGAAATGGCATTCTTGCCCGGTTATGAAGCCGAATTTGAAACACTGGTAAATGGTTTTCTCCTTAAAAATACTTAA
- a CDS encoding putative porin has translation MNRSVLFLFFFISLTLTVRAQQFPGTTQQLPGGFGQSNRPGSTSSASFGGIDDTTKVIYGPKSTRYMLEADIFNNRKKLYTMDTTMDNVHQFLYVQRSQNQFQDLGNLGTPMKDVYVPVPQQLGAQTGYSVFSPYAYQTMQVKYFDTKSPFTDMYLALGGHNQNILRFDFSQNISPRWNVGFNLQRFTSQKQFGTSGANDPTKLLAQNWGFLGHTNYRSKNDKYTLLLHFINMHHTISEQGGVLPGTNLDGSKNIYAYTGDAILTGGALNLPDPQGSDIRNDWHIYHQYVLDQGFQVYHRLDYNRHKNYFQDDTLAINKAFYPAILGDTSRIEQDARFRLLENQFGLKGIYKRGQSAFNYRAYLRSRIYGQYTRYNTARTNYNEYETRRVETFLGGWLGYYFPDSLSQVTAEAEYQVGGGYRLQGQFESKYLTAGYSSIFANPTLLQERFQSHIFFWRNNFSLRGYNHAYGKLNLRYKKLQLQPGLDYYLLSNYVYFDTAAVARQLSGSFSVLRTGLGYRFEIGKFLASGQAYYTVQSRRDVLRTPPFFMNARFQYELLYAKVLYIQVGVDLHYKSPYYADAYMPVTQQFYIQNTKQVEGYVLADVFANLRVNRTRLFVKFSHVNQGVFQPGYFVAPDFLPMRRSFAFGVDWYLFD, from the coding sequence ATGAATCGAAGCGTACTTTTTCTTTTCTTTTTTATAAGCCTGACGCTTACCGTTCGGGCACAGCAGTTTCCGGGGACAACGCAGCAGCTACCGGGTGGTTTTGGTCAGTCAAACCGCCCAGGAAGTACCTCCAGTGCTAGTTTTGGTGGTATCGACGATACGACGAAGGTCATTTATGGACCCAAGTCGACCCGCTACATGCTGGAAGCGGATATTTTTAACAACCGGAAGAAACTCTACACCATGGATACGACCATGGATAATGTTCATCAGTTTCTGTATGTCCAGCGAAGTCAGAACCAATTTCAGGACTTAGGCAATCTGGGTACGCCCATGAAGGATGTGTATGTGCCGGTGCCTCAGCAGTTAGGTGCGCAAACAGGCTATTCGGTTTTTTCGCCCTATGCCTATCAGACGATGCAGGTGAAATATTTCGACACCAAGTCGCCCTTTACGGATATGTATCTGGCACTTGGCGGACATAATCAGAACATCCTTCGGTTTGATTTCTCCCAGAATATTTCGCCCCGCTGGAATGTAGGCTTCAATCTGCAGCGATTCACGTCCCAGAAACAGTTTGGCACCAGTGGCGCGAATGATCCAACTAAATTGCTGGCGCAAAACTGGGGATTTCTGGGCCATACGAACTACCGATCGAAAAATGATAAATACACCCTGCTGCTGCATTTCATCAATATGCACCATACTATTTCCGAGCAGGGGGGCGTATTGCCAGGCACTAATCTCGACGGATCGAAAAATATTTATGCCTATACCGGTGATGCAATATTGACGGGTGGCGCTTTAAACCTGCCGGACCCACAAGGCAGCGACATTCGAAATGACTGGCATATTTACCATCAATATGTGCTGGACCAGGGATTTCAGGTGTATCATCGGCTCGATTATAACCGGCATAAAAACTATTTTCAGGACGATACACTGGCGATTAATAAAGCTTTCTACCCCGCAATTCTGGGCGATACATCGCGTATCGAACAGGATGCCCGCTTCCGGTTGCTTGAAAACCAGTTTGGGCTAAAGGGAATCTATAAACGGGGCCAATCGGCGTTTAACTACCGGGCTTATCTTCGAAGCCGGATCTATGGCCAGTATACGCGCTACAACACCGCCCGAACTAATTATAACGAATACGAAACCCGCCGGGTCGAGACGTTTCTGGGCGGGTGGCTAGGGTATTATTTTCCCGACAGTTTATCACAGGTAACGGCTGAGGCTGAGTACCAGGTTGGGGGTGGGTATCGGCTACAGGGCCAGTTTGAGAGTAAGTATCTAACGGCTGGCTATTCGTCTATTTTTGCCAATCCGACGCTGTTGCAGGAGCGTTTTCAGAGCCATATTTTCTTCTGGCGCAATAACTTCAGTCTGCGAGGCTATAACCATGCGTATGGGAAGCTTAATCTACGCTATAAGAAATTACAGTTGCAACCGGGTCTGGACTATTACCTGCTCAGTAATTACGTCTATTTCGACACGGCCGCTGTGGCTCGGCAGCTAAGTGGTTCATTTAGCGTGTTACGAACGGGGCTGGGTTATCGCTTTGAAATTGGTAAGTTCCTGGCGTCCGGGCAGGCCTATTACACGGTTCAGTCAAGGCGGGATGTCTTGCGGACACCACCGTTTTTTATGAATGCTCGCTTTCAGTATGAGTTGCTGTATGCCAAAGTGCTCTACATTCAGGTAGGGGTTGATCTGCATTACAAGTCGCCCTATTATGCCGATGCCTATATGCCTGTCACTCAGCAATTTTATATTCAGAATACAAAACAGGTTGAGGGATATGTGCTGGCTGATGTCTTCGCCAACCTGCGTGTGAACCGAACCCGGTTGTTTGTTAAGTTTTCTCATGTCAATCAGGGGGTGTTTCAGCCGGGCTATTTTGTCGCTCCTGATTTTCTTCCCATGCGCCGGAGTTTTGCTTTCGGCGTCGATTGGTATTTGTTTGATTAA